One genomic segment of Candidatus Nezhaarchaeota archaeon includes these proteins:
- a CDS encoding radical SAM protein: MLLLGFAGLIDVVIIRPECNMEAQGYPRGSCATESPEGLKPACQVTLRFDGGKWYRLIEAAHLSRPEDYFSIYQSGCNHTCLKCHSWYFTQRVSGTWMSTDDIANMAVKYAEMVTVKEPRWRATMWHATDLCRHCGMCVLWDERHPLCPNVLRPDQVILSPQGWGPARNIVAFTGGDIACRAEFYAQAAEKIKKECSDLWVLLETNGYGLTPKNLEILASGGVDSFWLDIKAYYEDVYRKLCGTTNKWILKVPELIVDMGFTLEVLTLYIPGWVELDQIAKIAELVANVDKRTPFTILAFFPEYKLRSVRSPTIHEMVAAYYVAKNKGLENVKLGNVHIFAKTDSDLELLVNLVGPRAIG, translated from the coding sequence CAAGGATATCCTAGAGGAAGCTGTGCAACCGAAAGCCCAGAGGGACTTAAGCCGGCCTGCCAGGTAACTCTCAGGTTTGATGGTGGCAAGTGGTATAGGCTGATAGAGGCTGCTCATCTTTCAAGGCCAGAGGACTACTTCTCCATCTACCAATCAGGCTGCAATCACACGTGCCTTAAGTGCCACTCTTGGTACTTTACTCAAAGAGTTAGCGGTACTTGGATGTCAACCGATGACATAGCTAACATGGCTGTGAAGTATGCGGAGATGGTTACCGTTAAGGAGCCTAGGTGGAGGGCGACCATGTGGCATGCAACCGATCTTTGCAGGCACTGCGGGATGTGCGTTTTATGGGATGAGAGGCATCCTCTATGTCCAAACGTACTTAGACCGGATCAAGTGATCTTGAGCCCTCAAGGCTGGGGTCCGGCTAGGAACATTGTTGCCTTCACTGGAGGAGATATTGCGTGTAGAGCTGAGTTTTACGCTCAAGCTGCCGAGAAGATAAAGAAGGAGTGCAGCGATCTCTGGGTACTGCTTGAGACTAACGGCTACGGCTTGACTCCAAAGAACCTCGAGATCCTTGCAAGTGGTGGCGTGGATTCTTTCTGGCTCGATATAAAGGCGTACTACGAGGACGTCTACAGGAAGCTGTGTGGTACTACGAATAAGTGGATATTGAAGGTTCCTGAATTAATAGTTGACATGGGCTTCACTCTCGAAGTCTTAACGCTCTACATACCTGGTTGGGTTGAGCTGGATCAGATAGCGAAGATAGCTGAGTTGGTAGCTAATGTCGACAAGCGGACCCCCTTCACGATACTTGCATTCTTCCCAGAGTACAAGCTGAGGAGCGTTAGGTCGCCCACCATCCATGAAATGGTAGCTGCCTACTACGTAGCCAAAAATAAGGGTCTTGAGAACGTGAAGCTAGGCAACGTTCACATATTTGCTAAGACTGATAGTGATCTAGAGTTATTGGTGAATTTGGTAGGACCGAGGGCAATAGGTTAA